The DNA segment CGCCCGCCGCCGTACGCTTGGGAGATGCTGCGCTCCCGCGAGTCCTCGGTCGACGCCCCCGAGGCGCACGCCCTCCTCACCGAGTACTTCGCCGAGCGCGCTGCGGGATTCCCGCCCGAGCAGGGCGAGTACCGGCCGACCTTCCCGACCGTCGAAGCGTTCACGCCACCGGCAGGGGTGTTCCTCGTGGTCGAGGACGAAAGCGGCGCCCCCGTCGGCTGCGGCGGCGTCCGGCGTATCTCGAAAGCCGCCGACGGTAGCACGCGGTACGAGATCAAGCACCTGTGGCTCCGCCCCGAGG comes from the Agromyces protaetiae genome and includes:
- a CDS encoding GNAT family N-acetyltransferase, with the translated sequence MLRSRESSVDAPEAHALLTEYFAERAAGFPPEQGEYRPTFPTVEAFTPPAGVFLVVEDESGAPVGCGGVRRISKAADGSTRYEIKHLWLRPEVRGGGEGKRLLQELERRATVFGTEQLVLDTNASLEAAGKLYRSNGYVSIEPYNDNPNATNWYGKAVG